A stretch of DNA from Oreochromis aureus strain Israel breed Guangdong linkage group 23, ZZ_aureus, whole genome shotgun sequence:
CTTAAGGGTGCTTTCACAGCTAATACAGGCCTCCATTTGGTGGGCTCTACAGTGCTTCAACTCTTATATTGTTGGCTTatcccttttcttcttctctctatCCACAGGTAAAACCATGCACCTGGACAGTGCTCCATAACCTCCCTTGCCCCTCACCTCCCTCCTGAtcacttcttctcctcctccatttgTCCTCCTTTCCCTCCCTTTTCTCTACTGCCTGTTCACGATGACAACCACAGTGGAGACTATGCTGGCACAGCCTGACCTGGAGCTGGGCCCTGAGCGGATGGACGGCTGCGAGGCCGCTCGTGGGCATTACAAAGTGGTTCCCTCCGTTGTCTGCTCGATGTGTTGTCTCTTTGGCATCATTTACTGTTTCTTTGGTGAGTTGAACAggtgatgttaatgcagcagcagcagttgttCTTTGTTCTATTTAAGACCTGTTGTTGAGGTCATGTGTTTCTGGCTCTTTTTTTCAGGATATCGCTGCTTCAAGGCGGTGATGTTCCTGACGGGCCTGATGTTCGGCTCCGTCGTTATCTTTATGCTCTGCTACAAGGAGCGCGTGCTGGACACCCAGCTGAGCGTGGAGGCCTCAGTGGGCATTGGCCTGGGCATTGGGACGCTCTGCGGCCTGGTCACCATGCTGGTTCGTAGCGTGGGCCTCTTCATGGTGGGCCTGCTGCTTGGCCTGCTGGTGGCCGTGGCCACCCTGGTCGGCATGGAGGAGCTTTCTGACAGCCCGCCGCGCTCTGTCTGGGTGCCCCTGGGCGTGCTGCTTGGCCTGGGCATGCTGTTTGCTGTGCTCACCCTGCAGTGGCAGCGTCTGTTTACAACGCTGTCCACAGCGGTGTTCGGGGCAGCCGTCATCACGGTGGCTTTGGACTACTTCGTAGAGCTCTTTGCCCTTGTGCTGTACATGTATGAACGGATTAAAGCAGAGTCTGGAAAGCCTGTGTGCTGGATGACATGGGTGGTGCTCGGGGTGTGGCCTGCCCTCACCCTGCTGGGTGTCGTGGTCCAGTGGAAGGTGACC
This window harbors:
- the tmem198b gene encoding transmembrane protein 198-B isoform X2, which translates into the protein MLAQPDLELGPERMDGCEAARGHYKVVPSVVCSMCCLFGIIYCFFGYRCFKAVMFLTGLMFGSVVIFMLCYKERVLDTQLSVEASVGIGLGIGTLCGLVTMLVRSVGLFMVGLLLGLLVAVATLVGMEELSDSPPRSVWVPLGVLLGLGMLFAVLTLQWQRLFTTLSTAVFGAAVITVALDYFVELFALVLYMYERIKAESGKPVCWMTWVVLGVWPALTLLGVVVQWKVTAEGYSHTKVIISRQQRRMQVMRIRQRDDRYRNKKKKKQQHGSSSHHQHQSKQLHTEPAYRRKPNPIRRYDTDVLSPSYIQSFRDRQVQAQPFPGRLVGGSHAVVEMGYDCGSTTPLTGAAGPSLRV
- the tmem198b gene encoding transmembrane protein 198-B isoform X1; translated protein: MTTTVETMLAQPDLELGPERMDGCEAARGHYKVVPSVVCSMCCLFGIIYCFFGYRCFKAVMFLTGLMFGSVVIFMLCYKERVLDTQLSVEASVGIGLGIGTLCGLVTMLVRSVGLFMVGLLLGLLVAVATLVGMEELSDSPPRSVWVPLGVLLGLGMLFAVLTLQWQRLFTTLSTAVFGAAVITVALDYFVELFALVLYMYERIKAESGKPVCWMTWVVLGVWPALTLLGVVVQWKVTAEGYSHTKVIISRQQRRMQVMRIRQRDDRYRNKKKKKQQHGSSSHHQHQSKQLHTEPAYRRKPNPIRRYDTDVLSPSYIQSFRDRQVQAQPFPGRLVGGSHAVVEMGYDCGSTTPLTGAAGPSLRV